GACGGCGACATCATTCCGCCCCGTCCGCGCATCAGCCCGGAAGAAAAAATTCTGCCGGCCGATACGCAACTTTTGATGGCCAAGGCCAACAGTGCAAATGAAGGTCAGATCCCGGGTCATATTGATACCGACACCATTGTCGCGCGAATCAAACCGACATCCGGTGGCTGGGGCATTCAGGTTGGCGCTTTCAGCGATCAGCGTCGTGCCCAGGAAGCTGTTTTGACTGCTGCGCGCACCGCGCCAGAAATTCTGCGGTTAACCCGGGCAGCCGTTCAGGAACAGGAATCCGATAGCGGCGTAGTCTATCGCGCCCGTCTCATCGGCTTTGGCGCAGAGGAAGACGCCCGCAGCGCCTGTGCCGCACTACAACGTCAAAACATGGCCTGCATACCGGTTGTTACCCCTGGGGATGCGGGCTGATTAATTCGGGAATTCCGAAAATTAACAATAAATTTTAGGGGCTGCCCATTGGGTGGCCCTTTTTCTTTGCCGTCAGAACAAAACCAATCGCCCTGCCCTGGGCCTTGTGTTTCGCAGTAAATTACACCATCCAAACAAACCCCAATAAGGAAAAGGCCGGGAGCATCTCTGCCACCGGCCTTCAGGACACCCCCTCATCAGGGTATCAGATATTCTTTAATGTCCCCCACCGGGGGCAAAGAAATCGTCGCTTTCAAGACCGCTTTTCTGAAGCTGTGCGGTTACTTGCGCTTTCAAACGCTCCAGCCCGGCTTCGTCTGCGGCTTCACAGCGAGCGACAATGGCAGGCTGGGTATTGGATGCACGAAGCAGCCACCAGCCATCATCACTTTTAACGCGAACACCATCAATGCCATCAACTTCGGCATCGGTGCTGGCCAAACGGTCCCGCACTTCTTCGATCAGGGCAAATTTACGATCATCGGTGCATTCAATACGGGTTTCCGGAGTATTGACGGCCACCGGCATGGCATCGCGCCAGGTATCAAGGCTTTTGCCGCTTTGCACCAGAATGCGATACAAACGAACGGCGGCATAGGTGGCATCGTCATAGCCGTAATACCGTTCGGCAAAGAAGATATGCCCGCTCATTTCGCCCGCAATCGGTGCCTTTTCCTCGATCATTTTGGTTTTGATCAGGGAATGACCCGTTTTCCACATGATGGCGTTACCGCCCAAACGGGTAACTTCATCAAACAGGGTCTGACTAGCCTTCACATCTGCAATGATGGCACCACCGGGAACACGCTCCAGCACGTCAGCCGCATAAATCTGCAAAAGCTGATCGCCCCAAAGAACACGCCCCTGCCCGTCAACAACACCGATACGGTCGCCGTCACCATCAAAGGCAACACCCCAATCGGCATTGTGTTTGGCAACAGCCGCCTTCAAATCCACCAGGTTGGCTTCAACCGTCGGATCAGGGTGATGATTGGGAAAGGTGCCATCAATTTCGTCAAACAGCAGATGATGCGTGCCCGGCAACTTGTCCGTCAGACGGCGAACCACATCACCCGCAGCACCATTACCGCAATCCCAGACAATGGTCATCGGTTTGGCAACATCAACATCCAATTCCTCGACCAGACGGTCGATATAACGTTCTTCGATGTCAATATCATCCAGACCACCGGCACCGACTTCAAAATCACCGTTTGCAGCAATTTTGCCCAGTTCCTGGATCGCCTCACCAAACACCGATTTACCGGCATTCAGCATTTTAAAGCCATTATAATCCGGCGGGTTATGCGACCCCGTCACCATGATGCCGGCATCGGTTTTCTGGTTATAAACCGTGAAATACAGCATCGGCGTCGGGCCTCGCCCAATGCGCAAAACATCACAGCCCGTCGCGCGAATACCCTTGATCAGGGCATCGGCCAGCTCGGGCGAGCTCAAGCGCCCGTCACGGCCAACAGCCACACGCTGCCCACCGCTGCGCCGAACCATTGTGCCAAATGCCCGCCCAAGAGCATGGGCATCTTCAGCATGCAGGGTTTTGCCAACAACACCGCGCACATCGTATTCGCGCAGCATGGACGGGTCGAATTTATGGCCATCCGAAGCGGTCATATGTTAATTGCCTCCGATTGTGCCGCGACCGATACAGCTATAGTCAAAGCCGTTTTCTTTCATTTCGCGCGGCTCGTACACATTACGCAAATCCACCACCACCGGTGATTTCAAAGCAGCTTTCACGCGTTTCAAATTCAGCCCGCGGAACTCGTTCCATTCCGTCATAATGACCATCGCATCCGCACCTTCAATCGTCTCAAAGGCACCTTCGCAGAATGTCAGGCCATCAAGCAGCTTTGCCGCCTCTTCCATTGCTTCGGGGTCATAGGCCCGAACATTGGCACCAGCGGCAATCAATGCCGGAACGACGTCCAGGCTGGGTGAATCGCGCATATCGTCTGTGTTGGGTTTAAATGCCAAACCAAGAATACCGATGGTTTTGCCCGTAACAGAACCGCCGCAGGCCGCGATAATACGATCCGCCATTGCCTTTTTGCGGCTGTCATTGACAGAAACCACAGTTTCAATAATGCGCAGCGGCGAATTATGTTCCTGTGCGGTGCGAACAAGAGCAAGCGTGTCCTTGGGGAAGCACGACCCGCCATAGCCCGGCCCGGGATGCAGGAACTTTTTGCCAATACGCCCATCAAGGCCAATCCCGCGTGCCACGTCATGCACATCGGCACCCACTTTTTCACACAGATCAGCAATTTCATTAATGAAGGTGATCTTGGCTGCCAAAAAGGTATTGGCCGCATATTTGATCATTTCCGAGGTTTCGCGGGTGGTGAAAACAATCGGCGTTTCGATCAGATAAAGCGGACGGTAAAGGTCGGACATCACCGCGCGGGCACGTTCATTGCTGGTACCGATAACTACGCGATCCGGGCGCATGAAATCGCCAATTGCCGACCCTTCACGCAGAAATTCCGGGTTGGACACCACGGCAAATTCCGCATCCGGTCGCTTGGCGCGAATAATCCGCTCGACCTCGCGCCCGGTCCCCACCGGCACGGTAGACTTGGTCACGATAACGGTAAAACCATCCATTGCCTCGGCAATTTCTTCTGCCGCAGCATAAACATAGCTTAAATCGGCATGCCCATCGCCACGGCGCGTTGGCGTTCCCACCGCAATGAAAACGACATCTGCATCTTTAACCCCCTTTTTAAGGTCGGTGGTAAAATGCAGTCGGCCCGCCTTGACGTTATTTTCAACCAGAACATCAAGCCCCGGCTCATAAATTGGCATAATGCCCTGCTCAAGACGTTCGATCTTGGAGGCGTCTTTATCAACACAAATGACGTCCGTACCGAACTCGGAAAAGCAGGCCCCGGATACCAAACCGACATAACCGGTGCCAATCATTGCAACATGCATGGATGTTTTACCCCATAAAACGCTTCCGGGGGCAGCGCCCCCGGAAATTTGACAAATCTGTTATTTCGCAGCGTCGCCTTGTGCGAATTCCTGAATAAGCGCCTTCATATCGTCGCGCAAATCCGGGCGCTCCAAGGCAAAGGCAAGGGTCGCCTTAAGGAAGCCAACCTTATTCCCACAATCAAAACGCTGGCCTTCAAAACGATAGCCATAGAAAGGCACCTTACCGATCATGGCCGCCAGCGCATCGGTCAGCTGAATTTCATTCCCCGCACCACGCGGGATGGATTCCAGAACATCAAAAATCCCCGGATCCAGAATATAACGCCCAATCGCCGACAGCGTGGAAGGTGCGTCTTTGGGGTCCGGTTTTTCGACCATCCCACAGGCGCTAACAAGGCGACCATTGGTCCCTTCTACTTCAAGCACGCCATAACGTTTGGTTTCTTCGCGCGGCACATCCATCACGGCAACCATATTGCCGCCCGTGCGACCATAGCTTTCAACCATCTGCTTCATGCAGGGCGTTTGCGACTGGATAAGGTCGTCGGCCAGCAGAACCACAAAAGGTTCATCACCAATCAGCGACTTTGCACACAAAACGGCATGGCCAAGGCCCAGCGGGTTCCCCTGACGGGTATATGTCACACGGCCATGTTCCGGGATCATTGCCAAGGCGGCCTCAAGGGCATCATGCTTGCCGCGCTCCATCAGGATCGCTTCAAGTTCGGCCGAACGGTCAAAGTGATCCTCGATCGCAGTTTTGCCACGCCCTGTCACGAAAATGAATTCTTCAATGCCCGCCGCAATCGCTTCATCCACCGCATACTGGATCAGCGGCTTGTCAACAACCGGCAGCATTTCCTTGGGCATTGCCTTGGTTGCAGGCAAAAACCGGGTCCCCATGCCCGCAACCGGGAAAACCGCCTTTTTAATTCGCTTGGTCATATTTTATTTCCTTTGTTTTTGGCGGCAACGAATGCGCTAAATCGCTCTGTTTGCAGCAGGATACATCGCTTTTGCCACATTTCGAGATCGATGATCAAGCTGCCCCTTGAGATGGTCATATCAATCGCCACAGTTTTTTAACAATAGCTGTCGCGCCGCATTGACCCGTGATGCCAAATAGTCCGAACCGCCGTGATCAGGGTGTACCGCCTTGATTAACGTTTGATAGGCGCGATTGATCTCGGCGCGGCTGGGATTTTCTCCCAGTCCCAAAATTTTACGGGCTTCGGTGACATCCATTCCCTCAGAACGAGATCCGCTACTGCCTCCTTGTTGCTCCTGCCTCGACGAGCTTCCTTGAGCCCGCCCGACACAGTCCCAGTTCCGCCAGTCCTGACAATCGCTACGACGATCAAGATACGTCTCAAGCACTGTACGGCTTTGATCTTGTGCGCTGCAACATTCAACATACAAATGCTGCAGCGCGTCAAGTCCCAGACCATCCAAATCCTGCCCTGTCAGCGAACCGGAAATCACCGATCCTGAAAGGCGGCCTGTTTCATGCTCAAGCTGCATCACCAGAAACTGCGTCCTGATCTCAGAGAAACGTCCCTTTCGGGCACCGCCACGACCAGTACCGTTTTGGTGTGTTCCCCTGCCCTGATATCGGGCAGCACCGAACATCCTTTTGAAAAATGGCCATATTAAGCCAAATTTGAGGACACGAAAAAGAAATGGTATGGCGGCAACAAGGGCCGCAAACATAGCAGCAAGCTTGCCGGTCAATAACAACCAAAGCCCGAGCAACACCAACACCAGGGCAATCAGACCAAATCCGATATAGCGAATGTCAGACGGCTTTGCATTGGCCAGCCAGCGCACAAGAAAGCCGGTCGCCACAAAAAGACCAAAGCCCAAAATCACCCATTGCATCGGCGTTACCGCTTTAACTGATCTGTCAGAAGTCGGATCGTACTGGTTTTCCTGGTTTTTTCATAAAGCGTTAGCGCATCCATCCCGCCCACAACCAGTGATGCAATCGCGCCCAGCAAATCGGCCAGCACCGATGCTGCATTGCCGTCAAGACGGGCAAAGGCGCCATTCCCCAACCGGCACATGTCGCGAAAAACAGTTTCCGCCCCGCCATCACGACCATCCTGAAACACAAAAACCCGCGTTCCCGTCATGCCCAATGTTCCAGCAAGGTGCCCCAATTCGTCAGCATCTTCCTCAACGCAATCGCCCACATAAATCAGCGCATCCACCGGCTGGTCTGGCGTTTTACGGGACTGATTGATCACATGCTGCAAAACGCGCGCAATTTGCGTATGTCCGGCGCGGCACTGCACTGCCGTCATCTTGTCGCGCAACTCGCTGGCATTGCGACACCATTTACTGGCTTTACATTCACCAAACCCGCGAAAAAACACCAATTGAATATCAAGCGTGCCAATCTTGCTAACGGCATCAAACATCTCGGCCTGGATATGCGCGGCCATGTCCCAATTAGGCTGGCGGCTTGCTGTGGCATCCAGGGCAAACACAATGCGTCCCGCCGCCGGGCCGGAGCGGGGTGCTGTTGTCTCGACAGATCGGGCACGATTCAAAAAATCCGCGACATCCTGTCTGCTCGATTGTGATGAAACAGCCCCGTCATCATCCGCCATTGCGTTCCTGAGTGTTTGTTGTCCCTAAAGAAACCTTTGACCCGGCTTTAATCAAACCAGCAAAATGCCGAGGCCAGAAGCATCATCAAATCGGTAACTCTTCGCCGTCAGCCGGTGTAAAGCCAATAACCTCAAGCAATTGCCGAACTTCCTGACGGGCCGCCATGTGCGACATGCTCAGCGTAATACCGATGCCCTTTTCACGCAAATCAAGAAGCGTTAGGCCATTCAGGAACAGTTCACGATAAATCACACGTTCACCAAAACCCGGCGCAACCCGAAAATGAATGCGGCTTGCCAGCTTGTCGATGATTTCGGCGATATCACGCTTATTACGGGCATCAAGATGTGACAAACGATTGCGCATCACAATCCAGTCAATAGACCCGCCATCAACCGCAGCACGGCGCTTGCGGGCATCCCACACCATTTCCGCATACAGGCTTGGCCCCTTGACTTCCAATGTCTCCGGGTCAATCCGTGCGAGCATATCCAAATCGATGTAACTGTCATTGATCGGGGTAATCAGGGTATCGGCACAGGCGTGGGCCAACCGCGAGAGATAATTGTCACTGCCGGGGCAATCCATGACGACAAAGTCATGGTTCAACACCAGCTCACCCAGGGCACGGGTAAATCTGTCCCGTTCATCATGCTTGGCGGCGGTTGCGTCATTATCCTCGCTTTTATAAACCGGATAATGAACCGGCATCTTGAGCGAAAGTCCGCGTGCCTGATTAAAGGCCTGACGGTTTTCGACATATCGGGTCAATGTGCCCTGCCGGGCGTCAATATCCAGCGAACCGACGGAAAAATCCATTTTCAGCAAGGCAACAATCAGGTGCATCGCTGTTGTCGATTTGCCCGACCCGCCCTTTTCATTGCCAATGACAATGACATGCGCGCGTTTCGCGCGTCCGCCTGTGGATTGTGCGTCGCCCTGTCCCTTGATTTCGGTCATGGTGGCGGTTGCGTCCCCCGTCATTACGCGCTGCTCCGTCATAGTGTGTTCTGAAAACCAAAAAGTCCCCAATGCCCGTGAATGAACGCCTTTATGCGTAAAAATCAAGTATAAAGACGCATAAGCCACAGCGCAAACCGGCTCTACCCTAGCCAATTTATCGTCTTGGCGCTAAACATAGAGCAATCGGCATCGCAAAGACAGCAAGCTCAACGGGGGAGAAGTTTGTGACCTTTCTGCAAAAATATATACCGGCATGCCTGGCACTTGCCGTGATCGGGATCTCAGCGCAGGCCAGCAGCCAAAATGCAGGGGCATTTCTTAAAATCGACGCGGCGCAAAGCCCGGTACGATATCACCCACCATTTAATGCGACGGCTGTCTATTTGCGACAGATCCGTGAAAACAGCACGGTTTATGTTGCGCGCTGGCTGGATCAAAGCGACGACAGCCACACGGCCAACCAGATATTTATCGAATCGGTCTTTTCCGAAACCAATCCCGGTTTTGCCTTTCGCACCGACACGCCACCGGCCAGCCTGCTGGATATGTTTGACGAATTAAGGGGAAAAAGCCGTGCCAATGGAAACAGCTTTGCCTATCAAACCCCGTCGGGCCTCATTCAGGTCCTGCCCTTTGCCAAAGACAATGCCCAGTGCATCAGTTATGCCGGGCGCTGGGACCCTTTGCGCACGGATCAAAAAGGCAGTCAGCTTTTAGGGTATTTCTGTGAACCGATTGCCGTTCAAAATGCGCCACAGCACCAGGCCCCGGCACAACAAATGACATCAAACGCGGCACGCGATTTTGCCGCCGATTTCTTTTTACGATTTGAGATCAATTTGCCCGACAACACCGGCGCCACTGTGCCGGTCGCCCCGGCACCGCAACTCACCGCACCGGGAACAAATCCACCTCTGCAAACCGAGGGCAACGTGCCGGTAACGACACAGGAAGGTGCCCCGCTGTCGGCATCGCCATCCACCTCGCCGCCAGCGGCAACACAAAAGGCCCCGGCCATAGCCCCCGACCAGGGGATTGGTATTACAACAAACTGGGGCAACCAGACCGGATATGGTGTGCTGAAATTTGACAAACCGGCCGGTGAAGGCACCATGATTGTCGATAGCGGGGATCGCCACTGCGAAGGATACTGGCAACATCAGGGCGGACGGTATCAAAGTGCTACCCTGCCGTTTGGCAACTGGGCAATTTTTTGTTCGGACGGCATTTCAGCCCGCGGCACCTATAACAGCCCGGACCCAAGCCAGGTCAAGGGCGAAGGCCAGGACAGCAACGGCGCGCCGGTCTTTTTTCGTCAGGCAGGTCAATAACGATTATGACGTTTGATATCGAAACCATTGTTGTAGGTGCGGGCGTTGTGGGCCTCGCCTGTGCACGCGCCTTGGCGCAAAGCGGGCGTGAGGTCATGATTATTGAACGTCATGACGCCATTGGTACCGAAACCAGTTCGCGTAACAGCGAAGTCATTCATGCTGGAATTTATTACCCAAAAGGCAGCCTGAAGGCCAAATTGTGCATAAGTGGCAAACAGGCACTTTATCGCTATTGCGCGGATCGCGGCATTAACCATCGCAATACCGGCAAACTGATTGTCGCTACCCACGATGCACAGATTGATGCCTTGCGCCAAATCGAAAAACACGCAATCGGCAATGGCGTTACCGACCTTACCTGGCGTAGCGCAGAAGAAATTCACGAGCGCGAACCTGCTGTCAAATGTGTTGCCGCCCTTGAAAGCCCATCTACCGGGATTATTGACTCACACGATTTAATGGTCTCGCTTCTGGGCGATGCCGAAATTGCCGGGGCCACCCTTGCCCTAAATACCGACGTTATTGCCGGTCGCCATGAAAATGGTTTGCACATTCTTCAAACCCGTGATGTCGCGGGTGAAGAAATGGAAATTTCCTGCAAGGAACTGGTGATTGCGGGGGGATTGCACAGCCAGACACTGGCCAATAACTATTCCGGCCTTGCCCGCCAAACTGTACCACCACAACATTATGCGCGCGGCATCTATTTCACGCTGGGCGGCAAAAGCCCGTTTTCAACCCTGATCTATCCGGCCCCGGAACAGGCCGGGCTTGGCATTCACCTGACCCTTGACCTTGGCGGGCAGGCGCGCTTTGGCCCCGATGTTGAATGGATTGACCAGCCCGACTACACCGTTAACGATGCCCGGCGCAGCCTGTTTGCGGATGCCATTCGCCGCTATTATCCCGACCTGGATGAAGCAGCGTTACAGCCGGGCTATGCCGGTATCCGTCCCAAAATCCAGTCCAAAGGTGAACCGGCACGCGACTTCCTGATTTCCGGGCCCGATGATCATGGTGTTGATGGGTTGATAACGCTTTACGGCATTGAATCGCCCGGGCTGACGGCATCAATGGCGATCGGGGATTATGTCTGTGCTAAACTCAGTTCTTTACCGGTAAAAAAGGCTGCATGCTGATCATGGTTTCCGCCCTTGCGCTCCGCCCCGCCGGGTTTACCCGTCGTCATCAAAGTGAAACAGCATCTGGCTGGCGATTGTTTTCGCGCAGTTTTTTTCTTGCTGGCCTGATGGCAGGATTAATGATCAGTTCGCTGCCTTTTCATGCGAATGCGCAGCAACTTGAACCCTTTGTTCCGCCAGCCAACAGCCTGTCCAACAGCCCGGATGTGGGCGACAACAAAGACGAAGATGATTCCAAACCAAAGCGTGATTTTGCCGAAGAAATGCGCAAAATGATCGTCTCGCTAAGCCGCTGGGCCAAAAATCAGCGAAGCGATTTTTCGATCATCGCCATGAACGGGTTGGACCTCACGACATTTATTGAACCGGGGCTGTTTGTTACCAAGTCCGATGCCAAACCAGCCCGTAATTTCATCCGCGCGCTGGACGGTTTTCTGGTCGAGGCCCCGCGTTACGGACGCGATGGTTACAACAAGGAAACCGCCGAAGGCGAGGTCAAATATGATCAGCAATATCTGGAACGCCTGTCAAATACCGGCATGCGGTTTTTCATGCTTGATTATACCGACAAGATGGAAAACATCCGCAAATCACGCCAGAATCTGAAAGACCTTGACCCGCTTTATTACGCAGCCCCGCCCCCGGACATGCAGCTTTCAGCACTAGCAAAGGTGCCTTCGACACCGTTTAACGAAAACCCCTTTGTCATTGATACGATCCACAAGGCGCGCAATTACGCAATGGTGATCGACAGCGCCCCATTTGGCAATAAAGACGCCTATGTCAATGCGCTGGCCAACACCAATTACGACATCCTGATCCTGGATGCCTTTCACCGTGGCACGGTTCCGCTGACTTTTGATGACATGCGAAAATTGCGCTACAAAAAACTTGGCACGCCCCGATTGCTGCTGGCTTATGTCGATGTTGGAACGGCACAAACCTACCGCTATTACTGGCGGGCGGACTGGCGCGCCGGATCGCCCGATTTTATCAGCAGTGCCAGCAACACGGGCCGGTGGGGCCAGGAAAACCATGTTTATTACTGGGAACCACAATGGCAAAACATCATTTTTGGCAATGCCAACAGTTACGTCGCCGGCCTGATGCAGCTTGGTTTTGACGGCATTGTCATCGACGGCGTTGACGATTATCGATGGTGGGCTGACCAGTAAACAAAAACCGGGCACAAACGGGTATTTCAAGACATAATATCCCAATAGAATCGCAGGAGAAAATCGTGTCCAAGGTTATAACCCACTATTTCTTTGTCCCTTCGCCCTGGGCCTTTTTAGGCCTTCAGCGGGCAATGGAGATTGCCAAACGCCATAATGCCTCACTCGATCATCGCCCGGTGGACCCGGCCGAGATTTTCAAACATGGTGGCGGTGTTCCCTTGCATCAGCGTCCGATCCCGCGTCAGCAATACCGGATGGTCGAACTCAAACGCTGGCGCAAGTTTCTGGATATTCCCTTAAATGAAAGCCCGAAATTCTTTCCGGTGGATGGCTCATTGGCAGCAGGAACCATGATTGCCGCCAAGCGTGACGGCCACGATATTTCAAACCTGATTATGGCCATCATGGAAGATATCTGGGTAAACGACCGTAATGTTGCCGCCCCCGACACCATTGCCAGCGCCCTGGCGCGCACTGGTCTTGACGGTAAATATCTCGAACAGGCGCATGACCAGACCGTTACCCATACCTTCAAAAGCTATACCGAAGATGCCAAAACCCTCAACATCTTTGGTGCCCCGACCTATTTTGTCGATGACGAAATGTTCTGGGGACAGGACAGGCTGGACTTTGTCGACCGCGCGCTCTCGGAAGCCGAATGATCGTTTAAAGCGATTTGTCTTTACCACATATTCCTGTGGGCCCACTGAGCGGCAGGGCAACAACCTATCGTAAAACAAGAAACAGGGCGGGTGTGGATCCCGCCCTGTTTCTTTGCAACTTTTTGCACAGATATCGCCAGCTTCAACACCCAAAACCCGGCGCTGATGCGGCCCCTAAAATCAATCGTGGCGTTTGACGTGATCGACAACAAATCCGTCACAGGACGGATAATTTTTTTCGATCATGGCAAGTGCCTTTGTTTTGGTCTGTGCCGCTACTTCGTGAGTCTGTATATCGGCCCAACGGTCGTCATACAGGGCATGAGAACGGTTTTCCTTAACGCACTCACGCACGAATTTGTTGTGCAACCCAACTTGATAAACCCGCTTCCGGTGGTCTGTAAAAGCTGACATCCCCCGAAACTCCTCTTGCTGTCAGCGTCCGACCCGACGCTTGATGTGTCCTGATGATATCTCTCTTGAAAATGAAATATCAACCACAAGTCTGCGACCAGTAGTTTAACGAGCCGTAAATCATCCGGCCTGAATCGTAATTTAATTGAAACATAAGAAACCACAGCGCGCCAGTTTTGCATAATCGGCTTGCAATATTTGCACGAAATAAAATTACAAAGCAGCGCTGACTCGGACATTAAATTCCACACAACCCAAGGCTTTGCTTCAAAACGGTCTTTTTTGCTTTTTTGGCAACTTTCCAATTGCCGAATGGGCTATCTCGGCAAACATAAAAGGGTAAGCAGGACTTTTTTCTTTCCCAAAATCAAAACAAAACCAGCCCGGGAGGCTGTCCCAAGATGTCCATTTTTTCCGATCCCGCCTTTGATAATCATGAACAGGTTGTTTTTGCCAGCGACCGCGAAACCGGCTTGAAAGCCATTATCGCTGTTCACAACACCCATCTTGGCCCTTCGTTGGGCGGATGCCGTATGTGGCCCTATGCCAGCGAACAGGATGCCATTCACGATGTTTTGCGCCTGTCGCGCGGCATGACCTATAAATCGGCCCTGGTTAATCTGCCGCTTGGGGGCGGTAAATCCGTTATCATCGGTGATCCGCGCACCCAGAAAACGCCGGAGCTGTTTCGCGCTGTCGGCCGGGCGGTCGAACGTCTTAATGGTCGTTATATCGTCGCCGAAGATGTTGGCACCAGCCCCGCCGATATGGCTGAAATTGCCCGTCAGACACACCATGTTGGCGGCATCAATGATGGCAAGGACCCAGCGCGCACTGGCGATCCCTCGCCTTTTACCGCCTATGGCGTGTTTATCGGCCTGAAAGAAGCCGTCAAACACAAAACCGGCAATGATGACCTTAAGGATATGCGCGTCGCCGTGCAGGGTCTGGGCAATGTCGGTTTTCACCTTTGCGAGCTGTTGCACAATGCCGGCGCCGAGCTGATTGTTGCCGATATCAATGCCAGCGCGGTTGATCGGGCGGTTGACCGGTTTGGGGCCAAAGCTGTTTCCGTTGATGAAATCCTGTCGGTCAATGCAGATGTTTTGGCTCCCTGCGCGCTGGGTGGCATCATCAACGACACCTCGATTGCCAGCCTGAAGGCCGGGATTATTGCCGGGGCGGCAAACAACCAGCTTGAAGCAGACCGCCACGGCGACATTTTGCGCGAAATGGGTGTGTTATATGCGCCGGATTACGTCATTAATGCCGGTGGCGTCGTCGAGGTGCATTACTGCCGCGAAGGTCGCCCGGTTAGCGAAACAAACCGCCATATTGAAGGGATTGGCGCAACAGTGCGCGAAATCTTTGAACGGGCGGACCGGGAAAACAAATCAACCAGCTTTATCGCCGACCGCCTGGCCGAGGAACGTTTTGGCAAAAAGGCATAATTTTTACCAGACTGGTAAAATGAAAGGCGAGGCCCCAGCGGCTTCGCCTTTTTCGTTTGTATGCAAAAAAGTTGGTGTTTAACCGACGAAACAGTCCAAATGGCTATTCCGCTGCAATCGCCTGATCAGCGGCAACATTGGCAACCACCTGATCCTGCCCGCCATCCGAACAGCAATGACGGTTCAGTTCTGCCCGCATGTGACAGGCACATTTACCACATTGTGGTTTGCAGCCGTGAAAACGGAAAACCTCTGCCGGACGCGTCGCATTGCCATCCGTCGCAGCACGTTTTACATCGCCCTGGTTAAGGGCATTACAAACACATACAAACATAAATGCAAATGCAATCAGTTATTAGTTACACCCAATCTAACTACTGCAAATGCGAATGCGTTTCAAATGATTTCGATCAAATTCCCGTTTCGGGGCACAAAAAAATCCGCAGCCAGCTTGAGGCTGCGGACCCAGATGGGAAAATATCCTGTCGTTACAAGATCATCCGACAACCGATACATGGCTGACCACTTTGGTCACCCCCTTGATGCGACGTACGATATTCAGCACCTTGTCATATTCGGTTTTATTGGCCGATTCGCCCATGATATAGACGATATTGCCTACCGTTTCCC
The Thalassospira sp. TSL5-1 genome window above contains:
- a CDS encoding Glu/Leu/Phe/Val dehydrogenase dimerization domain-containing protein, producing the protein MSIFSDPAFDNHEQVVFASDRETGLKAIIAVHNTHLGPSLGGCRMWPYASEQDAIHDVLRLSRGMTYKSALVNLPLGGGKSVIIGDPRTQKTPELFRAVGRAVERLNGRYIVAEDVGTSPADMAEIARQTHHVGGINDGKDPARTGDPSPFTAYGVFIGLKEAVKHKTGNDDLKDMRVAVQGLGNVGFHLCELLHNAGAELIVADINASAVDRAVDRFGAKAVSVDEILSVNADVLAPCALGGIINDTSIASLKAGIIAGAANNQLEADRHGDILREMGVLYAPDYVINAGGVVEVHYCREGRPVSETNRHIEGIGATVREIFERADRENKSTSFIADRLAEERFGKKA
- a CDS encoding 2-hydroxychromene-2-carboxylate isomerase, with protein sequence MSKVITHYFFVPSPWAFLGLQRAMEIAKRHNASLDHRPVDPAEIFKHGGGVPLHQRPIPRQQYRMVELKRWRKFLDIPLNESPKFFPVDGSLAAGTMIAAKRDGHDISNLIMAIMEDIWVNDRNVAAPDTIASALARTGLDGKYLEQAHDQTVTHTFKSYTEDAKTLNIFGAPTYFVDDEMFWGQDRLDFVDRALSEAE
- a CDS encoding bacterioferritin-associated ferredoxin; this translates as MFVCVCNALNQGDVKRAATDGNATRPAEVFRFHGCKPQCGKCACHMRAELNRHCCSDGGQDQVVANVAADQAIAAE
- a CDS encoding endo alpha-1,4 polygalactosaminidase, which encodes MLIMVSALALRPAGFTRRHQSETASGWRLFSRSFFLAGLMAGLMISSLPFHANAQQLEPFVPPANSLSNSPDVGDNKDEDDSKPKRDFAEEMRKMIVSLSRWAKNQRSDFSIIAMNGLDLTTFIEPGLFVTKSDAKPARNFIRALDGFLVEAPRYGRDGYNKETAEGEVKYDQQYLERLSNTGMRFFMLDYTDKMENIRKSRQNLKDLDPLYYAAPPPDMQLSALAKVPSTPFNENPFVIDTIHKARNYAMVIDSAPFGNKDAYVNALANTNYDILILDAFHRGTVPLTFDDMRKLRYKKLGTPRLLLAYVDVGTAQTYRYYWRADWRAGSPDFISSASNTGRWGQENHVYYWEPQWQNIIFGNANSYVAGLMQLGFDGIVIDGVDDYRWWADQ
- a CDS encoding NAD(P)/FAD-dependent oxidoreductase; this translates as MTFDIETIVVGAGVVGLACARALAQSGREVMIIERHDAIGTETSSRNSEVIHAGIYYPKGSLKAKLCISGKQALYRYCADRGINHRNTGKLIVATHDAQIDALRQIEKHAIGNGVTDLTWRSAEEIHEREPAVKCVAALESPSTGIIDSHDLMVSLLGDAEIAGATLALNTDVIAGRHENGLHILQTRDVAGEEMEISCKELVIAGGLHSQTLANNYSGLARQTVPPQHYARGIYFTLGGKSPFSTLIYPAPEQAGLGIHLTLDLGGQARFGPDVEWIDQPDYTVNDARRSLFADAIRRYYPDLDEAALQPGYAGIRPKIQSKGEPARDFLISGPDDHGVDGLITLYGIESPGLTASMAIGDYVCAKLSSLPVKKAAC